Proteins from one Coregonus clupeaformis isolate EN_2021a chromosome 29, ASM2061545v1, whole genome shotgun sequence genomic window:
- the LOC121572831 gene encoding translationally-controlled tumor protein homolog isoform X2: MIIYKDIITGDEMFSDIYKIKESPNGMLFEVEGKMVSRTENIDDSLLGANASAEVQDDGCESSTVSGVDIVLNHKLQETSFTKDSYKGYIKDYMKAIKAKLEENNPHRVKPFMAGAQEEIKKIMGNMKNYQFFTGESMNPDGMVGLLDFREDGITPFMTFFKDGLEIEKC; the protein is encoded by the exons ATGATCATCTACAAGGACATCATCACTG GGGATGAAATGTTCTCGGACATTTACAAGATCAAAGAATCACCAAATGGGATGTTATTCGAAGTTGAGGGAAAG ATGGTTAGTAGAACAGAGAATATCGATGACTCTCTGCTGGGGGCGAATGCGTCGGCGGAGGTGCAGGATGACGGCTGCGAGTCCAGCACGGTCAGTGGAGTGGACATCGTCCTCAACCACAAACTGCAGGAGACATCCTTCACCAAGGACTCATACAAGGGCTACATCAAGGACTACATGAAGGC gaTCAAGGCTAAGCTGGAGGAGAACAACCCACACAGAGTGAAGCCCTTCATGGCTGGAGCTCAGGAGGAGATCAAGAAGATCATGGGCAACATGAAGAACTACCAG TTTTTTACAGGTGAGTCCATGAACCCAGATGGTATGGTTGGTCTGCTGGACTTCCGTGAGGACGGCATCACTCCCTTCATGACATTCTTCAAAGACGGCCTTGAGATCGAGAAATGC TAA
- the LOC121572831 gene encoding translationally-controlled tumor protein homolog isoform X1: MIIYKDIITGDEMFSDIYKIKESPNGMLFEVEGKMVSRTENIDDSLLGANASAEVQDDGCESSTVSGVDIVLNHKLQETSFTKDSYKGYIKDYMKACGCGCVCRIKAKLEENNPHRVKPFMAGAQEEIKKIMGNMKNYQFFTGESMNPDGMVGLLDFREDGITPFMTFFKDGLEIEKC, from the exons ATGATCATCTACAAGGACATCATCACTG GGGATGAAATGTTCTCGGACATTTACAAGATCAAAGAATCACCAAATGGGATGTTATTCGAAGTTGAGGGAAAG ATGGTTAGTAGAACAGAGAATATCGATGACTCTCTGCTGGGGGCGAATGCGTCGGCGGAGGTGCAGGATGACGGCTGCGAGTCCAGCACGGTCAGTGGAGTGGACATCGTCCTCAACCACAAACTGCAGGAGACATCCTTCACCAAGGACTCATACAAGGGCTACATCAAGGACTACATGAAGGC gtgtgggtgtgggtgtgtgtgcaggaTCAAGGCTAAGCTGGAGGAGAACAACCCACACAGAGTGAAGCCCTTCATGGCTGGAGCTCAGGAGGAGATCAAGAAGATCATGGGCAACATGAAGAACTACCAG TTTTTTACAGGTGAGTCCATGAACCCAGATGGTATGGTTGGTCTGCTGGACTTCCGTGAGGACGGCATCACTCCCTTCATGACATTCTTCAAAGACGGCCTTGAGATCGAGAAATGC TAA
- the LOC121572831 gene encoding translationally-controlled tumor protein homolog isoform X3 — protein sequence MVSRTENIDDSLLGANASAEVQDDGCESSTVSGVDIVLNHKLQETSFTKDSYKGYIKDYMKACGCGCVCRIKAKLEENNPHRVKPFMAGAQEEIKKIMGNMKNYQFFTGESMNPDGMVGLLDFREDGITPFMTFFKDGLEIEKC from the exons ATGGTTAGTAGAACAGAGAATATCGATGACTCTCTGCTGGGGGCGAATGCGTCGGCGGAGGTGCAGGATGACGGCTGCGAGTCCAGCACGGTCAGTGGAGTGGACATCGTCCTCAACCACAAACTGCAGGAGACATCCTTCACCAAGGACTCATACAAGGGCTACATCAAGGACTACATGAAGGC gtgtgggtgtgggtgtgtgtgcaggaTCAAGGCTAAGCTGGAGGAGAACAACCCACACAGAGTGAAGCCCTTCATGGCTGGAGCTCAGGAGGAGATCAAGAAGATCATGGGCAACATGAAGAACTACCAG TTTTTTACAGGTGAGTCCATGAACCCAGATGGTATGGTTGGTCTGCTGGACTTCCGTGAGGACGGCATCACTCCCTTCATGACATTCTTCAAAGACGGCCTTGAGATCGAGAAATGC TAA